In Hypomesus transpacificus isolate Combined female chromosome 4, fHypTra1, whole genome shotgun sequence, the following are encoded in one genomic region:
- the ppp1r11 gene encoding E3 ubiquitin-protein ligase PPP1R11, translating to MAEVQQGTSSETITETVQIDTPPPPQQEGRSLTIKLRKRKTEKKVEWSSDTVDNEHLGRRSSKCCCVYEKPRQFGESSSESEGDDDEGCGSAHCVLGHGKDRHGQREDGGTTVPPSSGGGSHTH from the exons ATGGCGGAGGTCCAACAAGGTACTTCTAGTGAAACGATAACCGAGACCGTTCAAATTGATACACCACCACCGCCCCAGCAG GAGGGACGCAGCCTGACTATTAAACTGAGGAAGAGAAAAACTGAGAAGAAAGTTGAGTGGTCCAGTGACACAGTGGACAATGAGCACTTGGGAAGGAGGTCCTCAAAAT GTTGCTGTGTCTATGAGAAACCAAGGCAGTTTGGAGAGTCTTCCTCtgagagtgagggagatgaTGACGAAGGCTGTGGGAGTGCACACTGCGTTCTAGGACATGGCAAAGACAGACATGGACAGAGGGAAGATGGTGGGACCACGGTGCCTCCTAGTTCTGGAGGTGGTTCACATACCCACTAA